DNA from Sphaerodactylus townsendi isolate TG3544 linkage group LG08, MPM_Stown_v2.3, whole genome shotgun sequence:
GCTGTGCTTATTTGTGGCGTTGTAGGTGGCTGGCATTTGGTAAGATAAGCGCTGTTTTGTAACGCGAGTCTCTGAAGATGCTTTATGCGCATATTTTGATGAACACGACTTACTAGCGTAGCACGAGAAACCCCATGCTGACACAATGAATGGGCGTGGCTACGGAAGCCACTGGGCGGGACTTTGGGGAGTGGGCAGGGCCAGCTTCACGAATGGATGCCTGCCTCTCTAGTGGGCGTGGTTTCCCGGCACCCTGTCAACAGGGGGCGTGCTTGTCCAGTGATTGGCTGGTGCCGCTCTGGCGGAAACGGTGGTGGCCGCGGGGCCGGTGTCAGGTGATCCGAGCTGGAGCAGCGCTGAGCTGGAGAGTGCGGGCCCGTGTCTGTGCACCAGAGGCCGGCATACATCGGTGTCCTGGCTCGGTCCATGGACGAGACGAGTCCCTTGGTGTCTCCCGAGCGTGGCCCGGCTCCGGGATATGGGCTGCCGGGGGGCGCCGTgcgctccccttcctcctccgccGCCCCCAGCATTCCCTCCGGACCTTGCCCCTGTCCGTCGCCGCCGAGCTCTCCCGCAGGCGGCCGCGACCGGGAGCGCCAGCCCTTGCTGGACCGCGGCGTGGGTGCAGAGCGCGGGGCGCGAGGGCCTTCAGGGGCGGGCGGGGTGGCCCATGCTCAGGCTCCAGCTGGGTCCGGGTCAGGGACTGCAGTGGCTCGCGGGGAGCGAGAGCCACGCAACGAGTTCCCAGATGACCCGGAATTCGCCGAGGTGGTGCGGCTGGCAGAGTTGGCAAGTGAGCGCGGCATCTACCCCGAGCGCATCTCCCAAGGCTCCAGTGGCAGCTATTTCGTCAAGGACCCACAAGGGGTGAGATATCAGGGCTCAAAAGATGTCCACAGACCAGGGTGTGAGGAACAGGGGAAATGGGCTTGGGGGACGGGGGGGCAGCCTAAAAGGTGAGTCTTTTCACTTTGCCAGTGATAGCCCTTCTCTGGATGGGGATGGAATGTGCCTGCATTCAACAGTCAGCACATCTATGCCCAGCTATCTGAAGTGCCATGTATGCTTTTTTTGACGGTGGGGAGGCAAGGACTTGCCCATTATTAGACATAGACAATCCCTTACCTTTATCCCTTGGCAGATGATTCTGGGTATCTTTCTGCTGTGGCCTAGGATAGCTTGTTCTCTGGGTTTTTGTGCTGGATCCTCACAGTAGGTGCTTTCTGGAGTACCTGAATGGTTTTATATGCTATAGGTAAATGAACAGCTTTATTTGTTGAATAAATGCTTCCTACTCACCTGACAGAAACAGCCAGATTCAGGCCTTATCTTCAGACAGAATGTTTTCATATTAATGATGTTGTATTGAATAGAGCAAACTCCTAATGAAACAAGCATAGTAACAGTGATATTATTGCAGCAATGTTTAATGACATGGTTTGTATTTTGGAATTCATGGATACTCTGTGACCATTATAACTCCAGATGGTGCAGCTGTGTTACTCTAGCAaaatgctgttagtctttaagactGGATTTCTGTAGACATAGGAGTAATATTAGGGTAATTGAAATTAAAGCATAGAATTAGGAACATCATGATTATGTATAAAGGTACTAGATATATTGAAGTATTTCTGATATATAGATAAAAAGTACCTGGAGTGTGTGGATTGGTTCGTCTATGAGACTGGCATGAGTTTGGCCAATTAAAGGCAGTAGTGTGCCAGTCCAGTATCAATTGTGTCCTGAATAACTAGACTTCCTCAGTTGTGCAGGCAAAAGAGTGTCTGTGGGTTGTCACCCAACCCTCGAATTTACTTGGACTTCATTATGAGTTTTTAAATGAATGGCTGACTTTCTGGCCATGGGCAAAGTAATAGAGTTCTCATTGTGTGTTATTGGTTCAGAATGCTTCGTAAGCTTTTGAGATGAAGGAACGTACCACAAAGTTCTCACACTGGAAAACATGTGGGTTGCAATTAGATGGGTGCAAGGTGATTTGGCAATAATATGCGCTCCTTTTGGAAGCTTTGGGATAATTCTAGATTATACATGATTTttataggattgtgctgtaataTTTCTTGAGAGCCTGTTTTAGATGTGGTGCAAGAAAGCTGACTAACTTGGATGTAATAATCACATTAGTGGTGGACAAGAGCCCCTCCACTGGAAGTTCTTTGTGTACTAGCTAGTTGCAGATCTGTATGTTTGTAAGATGAACAatcccggaggaggaggaggctattGGTTAGTAAAAACAGTTGTTGAACTTCACTTCTTAGTAACATGCTCTTTTGTCatcttctgcttttttaaaaataaagctcaGGGGATTTTGTTTTTAGGTCTCTCGCTGTCTGTGCAAGCTGGCAAGAGCTAAGATTAATAAAACTGTTTGTATGGCAATAGAAAGTAGAAAGAATTAGGCATGTTTAATGTGCAGAAGCTTGAGTGTGGTGCCAAGTGTTGTTTTCAGAATACCCTTTGCCCTCTGTGGAGCATTTTAAGCCAGCCCTGCTGGTATTGATCAAGTTTATTTTCAAATCTCTTGATGCCATGAACTCTTTTCACAGTGTCCCATGAACAGCATTTGATGCCAGTTGAACTAGATGCTTGCCATCTAGGTTTTTAGAGAGTGGAAGGAAAGTTCTAAAGAGAGCGGTAGATCAtctgctttgtttctgttttagaTGGTAAGGGCCATACAGGCAGGGATATGTCTTAGAATTGTTACTCTGTAAATTGCTATCTGTATTAATGGTGCTATGAAGATGATGTGGTTAAGAACATAATGGGGGGAAATGAATATGAATGGTATGTGTCAGCTTGGGTTAAACCTTCTAAGCAATAAGCATCTCAAGCATGGGAATGTACATTCCAGAGTAGCAGTACTGTTCTTGTCACTAAAACTTCTTACATAAAACAAGGTTGCTTTAGAAAAGGCCAGCATTCATTTACTTATGCTTGTGCATGCTCTGGAAAAAAGACCTTTCATTTTACCTCGTGCCCTGGTTTTCAGATTCTGCTccattctgtttttatttattacaggatttttaaatgccacacGTGCCCAAAGCTGTTCACAAAAAATTAAACTGTAACACTGGATCCTTTGCTCTTGCTTCTGACTTACAATGCTTATGTTTAGTGGAGTTCTATTTGGTGAATAAGGGACTTCTTAAATTACTGTAAATGATTTACTGGAGTTGCTTGTGTCATGGATTCAGTCAGCTGTCATGCATTCTCCAGACCTGTCCTGTGTGAGGGCTGATTGTGCACATGTCTTGTGGCTTTCCTTGTGACCCACCATAACTAACCAGATTACGTTTAACTGCCTGCTTCTCTGTCTCCAGCGTTAACTGTATGAAATCATCTCATCCGTATGCCTTGTCACAGTCCAGTCTCATTTTTCTCTTTGGTTCTAGCTCTGAATTCACTTCCCTTTATGGTTGATTCAGGGGAACCGCTGTTAGATGAATCAGACTGACCTTTGCACTTCTGttttggcaggcagaaagcggATGGATTGATACAGCATCACTTCTTTCAATTTTGTTGATTCATGATTAGAGGGGAGCAACTGCTGTTGGTGTTCAGCAGTTAGGATAAGGCTTTTGGGATGATTGCCCACAATTAGACCTTGTCAGTCTGCACGTACATAggatggtgtgtgtgggaggtatTCATTAGCTTTCTGGGAAGTGGACTGTGGTTGTTTGCTGGGAGTATTATCACCGTCCTATGTTATTGACCCTGCATtatttctgcaaaggaaacagaaccTCTTTGCCTGCCATGCACCATGCATTAAATTTAGGATTATTCTGTGGAGGTACctggttttggggtgggggtgggtgggtttcaaGATAAGACCTATCATAGCAATGCTTTTTATGTCAGCAGGGCCGAAGGCAATCAGTCTATTTTTCTCTCTGACAATCAGTGGGATCAGGCAGTGCAAGGAAAACTTCTGGTTAGCTGCCATGCTGTATCCCATAGATTCAGTTTACAGGGAGACTCGGAATAATATCCTCTCTTCAAGATTGAGGTCTGGCCTGTTACTGGTGAGATTTGAACTTGCAGTACTAGGGTACCTAGCTTAGGGAAAATCCTCTGTGGAAATTCTGATGTTCTCATCATTGCAGATAGTTACCATTCCTTCCTCTCAATTCCTACTTTGCTATAACTGTATTGTAGTTAGTTTTAAAATCTGTGCTAAAATACCACCATTTTGCTTTCATGTAATCTATGgcctttcctgttttcacagcttaccacagattttcccaatggtcaaaccttctgttttggaaatgttttctgtgaaatcatttcgCACATCTTCTTTCCCCCTGttgttttgccccccccctttctttcagttgcatttattccacaggctactgctgaaaacgtgttattcctaatggtggtggcaTGTCATTTGTGATGCAGAAGACCaacccccatttttttcttttgcgcaGGTGCTCTAGTGTTACTGTATAGATgcaactaccaacccaaaatagaAGCTAAAACAATTCCTAGAGCAGGCTACCTCCGCCCACCTGCAAAGAACGACATTTTTCAACCActttagagctgcagtaacacactATCTATACTGTGGCAGACCCTTTttaatttcacttgctcctaactgtGGATACTGTCAAGGGATATCTACAGAAAATTTCGTgctgctcccccaccctccaacaaaaaaaaatccgaTAGGTCTTTCCCATCTTGGAAGACCAACTCTCTGACAGCCAGGCCTACTCATTCCTTTCAACCTTGGATAACAAGCACTCCAGAGGGTTGGTCTACCTTCTATTAAACATTGATAGACagtctacccattgctttcaaGGAGGGGTAACCAGCTCTCCAGAGGGCTGGTCTATGTGCTGTTAAGAAGAATTAGTAGAAAGTCTATTCGTTACTTTCAACTGCAGGTAACCAGCTTTCTGGAGGACTGGTTTTCTCGCTGCTAAGAAGAACTGATAGATCCGGCTTCCAAGGCAGCCAGGTCCACTGATTGCCTCCTTAATgctgggtagaccagccctccaaccAGCAGCAGCTTtctgctttgcaaaggggcagcCAGGGCATCCCTAGGCAAGTAGTGCCCGGGGCTCACACCCTGGCTTAGCCCACCCTAAATACGCCAGTGGACACAACGTATCTTTGAAATAGACAAAGCTGATATAACTGATCTGGCTTGTGTTTGCACCCTAGTGTTACAATGATAATGCTATATGaaaaagagaatttttaaaaatccttttgaaaaaggatgacagggaggagaaaatggctgaaggagggTTGGGCTATCACACAGAGACATGGATAGGGGTCAGACATTTGGTGGGATGGAGATATAAAGAccttttcaacatgattgcaGGCTCAAGGggagctggcttggaaatggataaaAAATTCCagggtaaaagtgcttgggaaaactgtggaggaaaaatgaagaatgGTAGCAATTTCTGCTTCTTCAAAAAGGAGAAGTGGGAGGGTGAAATCTATGCATTTTTGATAGTTTTATGAGTAATTATCAGGTCTAGAATgctcttttacaaacaaaagttCAGACTGCACAGTAGATGCTTCATGTGATGCAGTCTCAGCCAAACTGAATCCTGGACCTGCAAGTCACGTGGCCTCAAACTGCGATTAGGCTATAGTATgtactttttaaaggtttttaagcTTTTAGGTAAGCAGTGATGAGATCCACTAATGCCCCATGCagtatttccccccttcctccccatttCATGAGAAGGCCTAGAAAGTTTTTTTCTATGGCTGAGTTAGgcttgccaactttcaggtgagCCTAAGCAAAAAATGGGAGAAGCGCAACTGGAAGCATATTCGCTATATTGGTGAGGTTGTGCCAGATTGGCACATTTTATAACATGTTGCATACGGCATATTTAGAATCATTTTTAGGATCATGTTTGTTCTGACCGAAATGTAAACTGTGTTACTCACTTTGGCAAATTTCATTTCATgaataaaattgcttttaaagAGACAACATGCATCATGTATATGTTTAGATGGATGTTTATTCTGAGAGAAAAGTGTGTTTACTCAGCTTAGCAAATTTCATGATATGAAAAAATTTGCTTTGGTGAATAATAATTGATGGTTATAACATGTGCTGATCTTGCACAacttcctgggattacagctgatctccagacatcagTTTTCCTCAGGGTCCacctccaaatcaccaggaattttccaactggaGTTGGCTGAAGCTTCTAGTCATGTAGATATGTGCAAGTCCTCCCTGATGGATGGCGCAGGCTagtcagatctcatcagatctcagaaactacgcagggttggccctggttagtatttggttgggacaAATAATTCCCGGGTTGCTATGCAGTGGCAGTGGCAATGTCAAACCATCTCAGCGtatctcttgttttgaaacccCCATGGCATTGCCAAAAGTGGGCTGTGATTTGATAGTACTTTCCACATACACAGTACATGATGATGGGCCAGGGCACATAGTATCTTAGGTTTAGGGTGTGGGATGAATGGGAGGGACGGGTTTTCCTGTATGTAAGAATTTTTGTTTTACTTCCTGCCTGGGGTTTCTCTGCTCCTTTGACTTGTGACTGAGCAGCATTCTGCTTAGAGTCATCCTGATGTAGATTACTCACCTTCTAGTTTGTCAGTgctgaagagaaaggcagaacAATCTTTCCCTGAGACTGAAGAATGAAACCCTGAATAACCATAAAGGAGCTATAAATGGGAATGGCTGAATGTACAGGCTATGCCAGTTAGCTTGCTACTTTAACTAGTACATTAATGCTTGGATGGCACTGACCTCCCCACGTTTGGCAATTCTGACAACATATATCTGTCGGTTGTTGGATTCTTGGTGCTGCAGTTGAAGACATCCTTTACATGGGTCAACTGGAGGAGTGATGCCCTTTGCCCATATTGACATGGAAGGCTTTCTTTCTTTATGGCATTTGCATCCCCTGACTTTCTCATAATGAGATTTCTCAGGACAAGAAAATAATTGTTAAGGCTTCGCCCAGTATAGAGTTGAAcatccaatctttttttttaaaatgtgcaaagtATTAATTTTATTAGAACAGAGGAAAATATTTATAATCAGGCTTGAGAAATATATTAATTATAAAGCAAATAAATTGAAAatttaaaaccatgtttttttaatggtaaCAATAATATTAGTCAAATTACTGGTACTGTGAGCAGTTTTGCTGAATAGTTTTTCTCCTTGGCTTTTATCATGGAATATGAGAGTTGAGGTTTAatgtttgtaaaaataaaattaaaacaaagaaagccaCATAACAGCAACGGTTAAAAAGAAAGTCACTGTTTAAAGAAAGTCATGCTATCAAATAACACTaattaaagaaattaaaaagtaaaTTGCTTTTTATAAAATGGAGTTCTTCACTACATGGAATATTTGCAATAAATTGACCACTGTACCAGCCCTAAGTAGGCAGAGTACACAGTTCACATGGTACTGTCCACTGGTTTTCTCAAATTACAATCACACAGATCAGTGGAAAAATAAATGGTTATGGCCATGAGGACTTGGAGAAGTTCATGTATGGGATTTGAGCAAAAAGCTTTGTAAAACCTTGCAAAAGTTATGACTGTTCCACAAACCTCCAAGCAGATGTTTTACATTGCATCTATCAAAATTGCTAAGCTAATTTAGGAAGGCAGGAAATGTAGAATCTTCTggcagcttcccccctccctccagcatcTTCTTGTTTGTTGGCTGGTTTTGTTGGCTGGTTTTAGGGGGATGAGTTTGTTCTAGTCTAGGCCCTAGTGCACAGATCCTTTTACAGCCAATAAGTTGCATATACACAGCTGTTTTCAAGGTTTCTCGGTGCTCACCTGCTGAAGACAATAGAGATGTTGCCAAGTTGAGTGAGTTGGCTGCTGAGGCTGGTCATTTTAGAcctggatttatccatcccattAAGAGCTTAATTTGCTGTGTAATAGAAGTCTTTCTGTGGGTCAGTGGTCAGCTCTTAGGGATACCTAGGCCCTTGTGATGAGAACATATATTGTAACAGGGAATGTTCTTGGCAAGATGTGACCATTCTTAGACCTTTTATCCCACCAATGTTGATCTACTTGTCAAGAGCTGGTATCTTGCCTTGGTGGGGGTTTGGACTTGTATGCTCATTGCTGTCTTGCCTGACTTATCTTTTGCTTTTGTCACCTCCCCCTGGCAGAAAATTATTGGTGTGTTTAAACCCAAGAATGAAGAGCCTTATGGGCAGCTGAACCCAAAGTGGACCAAGTGGCTGCAGAAACTGTGCTGTCCTTGCTGTTTTGGGAGGGACTGCCTAGTCCTCAACCAGGGGTATCTGTCTGAGGCTGGTGCTAGCCTTGTTGACCAGAAACTGGAACTGAACATTGTTCCGCGCACAAGGGTAAGTCAACAATAAAAGAGGATTTGACAGTGAAAGAAGACCTATTCTGTTTTTCTGCATGTGCTTTCCAGTGTGTCTCATTCCCAGACTGTAGAATCCTGTTTTCTGTTTGATTCTTTAAACTCTACTCCCAGCCCTGCTTCTTAACATGTAGGAGCTCCTGTTAGTTTTACTGGTGTTTCTCAATTCCAGTGCATGGAGGTATTCTGGCTCTGGGATTTGGTTGGAAACTGGAAGAATGCATAATTAAGAATCATATGAGAGGTGAATCAAGAATTATGCCATGATCTTTTTTAAAGAATCTGAATTCTGCGCTTACATGTTACTGTAGTATGCTGCCCTGCCAATGTTTGTACTTTCTTGCTCAGTGTGCAGTCTCCATTCTGAATTTTGAGTTCTCTGCACAACTTTTGAAATAAGAACCACACATAGCAGAAGTGGTAGGAATTGAAGAGTATGACTACAGCTGATAAAGAAGAGCTTGTattcagatcttggctgctagaAATCTTTGCAGACACTGCCTGCTTCTTTTCACACAGCTGTCAGAACAGGGATTGACACTTGTCTTCAACACATTTTGGGATGTTCAGCATATGTAAATTCAATTCCAAATACCAGGCTCTATGgcactttttaaaaggcaaacagGCCCAAATGTGTGTGGATCTATGCAAGTTTTCCAGTGGACTTGTTTTTCATATGTTAATTGTGAACTGCTTACAAATTATGCTTTCCTATGCCTACAGGTGGTATACTTGGCCAGTGAAACATTCAACTATAGCGCCATTGATCGTGTGAAGTCCCGGGGCAAACGTCTGGCTCTGGAGAAAGTGCCAAAAGTTGGACAGAGGTTTCACCGAATTGGCCTTCCTCCAAAGGTGGGGGACATTTAAAGTATCTGAGAGAGGGTGTTAGTACCAGTATGGCAGGTCTTATTCCCCTTAACCCACTTGCTTCTGTACTCTCAGGTGGGCTCTTTCCAGCTGTTTGTGGAGGGCTACAAAGATGCAGATTACTGGCTGCGGCGCTTTGAGGCTGAGCCACTTCCAGAGAATACTAACCGCCAACTGCTGCTGCAATTTGAGAGGCTGGTGGTGCTGGACTATATAATTCGCAATACTGGTAGGTTTTGTTTCTAGTTCTTGGCCTTTTGTTTTGGGGATGCTAACTCTAAAGGagaataaatttatttaatttcgtaaaataaatatttagtaaAATAGTGAAATATTTAGTAAAATAGAGTAATTTATTTACTCTAAAGGAGTAAAGAAGACCAATCAGTAGTACTGAGAATGCAGGCTGTGAAATGGTTTCAggacatctgctttgcattcagaagaccCCATGTTttggtccccagcatctccagttatgaAAGAATCAAGTGCTAGGTAATGGTGAAAGACCTCTAGCTGAGACTTTAGAGAGCTGCTATGAGTCATTTCGAACCTTGaagaaccaatggtctgattcagtgtatcACAACTTCAGATATTCACTTCACTTTGGGGAGATAGGAGTGTCTTTTGCTCTTATACTCTGTATGTAGCCAATACCTACTTCCCTTGGTGTGCTAGCTGATAAACTTGCCTTGCCTTTCACTACTACAAATCAGCTTTGTGATGGGATGTCTTTCCCACAATTTGGCTTGCAGGTGATTGCAGAATGTCATTCAGATCTCTTTCCTCCCTCGCTCGCCCCCTCCCTACAGCAGCTCATATTTATAAGTAGTTATTAGGTTCCAGAGTCCTTGTGGAGTTGGGAGGCTCTTCTGCATGATGGGTggactgtagtagtgcactgccgacccagcagtgccgtagtagaacgttgggacgccaaacGACTCCGCGGCCTTGCACGACGCGACGCACTTctacctcatccccccccatgagtcatcaTGGTCGCGGAACTGTCTGGCCTAATcatcgggcttagggacaatggtcttgccccaggtgaggattagtcCAGACGCTGACGCCTTCTCCTCCGCATcgtgagccagatgagatcatgcatctaCCTGATGATCTCCTCGACTTCTCCCCGCCTCCGCTgaactccctcagtccctccctcctacacgctcgGATAGAGTAACAATAccgtgccaggaaccgcagacgggtATCCGCTAGGGGAAACACGGACTCCGTCTCCGCTGCatggcgcatctccaccagatgttaatATCTCCGCTCGCTCCTCGCTCTTACGCTTTCGACCGCTGCAATGGGTCCACTACAAGCTTTCGGTGCCGAAACCCTCGAAATCCTtctaacctccaccctgctcaccgtcagaaGGCTTCGCTGCACctaagtccgctggatcggcgctaTTCAGGGACCACACCGGCTTTCGCATATCGCCTGTCgtctggatcggcgatccagagacacgcaaTTTGTGGACACTCTCTCGccccgacggaacaccggtggagTATGGGagtttgcaaaagcagggcttatgcgACAAGCACGCTGACTAATCCGGAAAGCTGCTAAtctaaatgcggcagggtcctcAGAAGAGAAGCGGAGCTGGGCGCGAATTGGTTGAGGGAGATTGAAgcgctcagtgtccatggtacctgtGAGGTGGGGGACATTGAACCTTTAAGGACTGGAAAACATCGGGCTTAAtctttcgcgacagagcctcgctaccgatgtcgccatgctactgacgtggagacaatgtttgtcGCCATCAGCTCGTAGACTCATATGGCTCCCTGCTGTAGGTCACTCCTTTTCTCGGGATCTTTCACCCTTCacttcaaccccggaattttctctatccaccaaattggacgcctgtcctccccttctgccccccctcgccCTCTTCACCCATTTCAACTCTCCTCCGCTGCTCAGCCGCCTCTCCTCTTGCTCGGCCTTCATTTTCTCCGAAGCCACTGTGACCTCCGTCACAGCTGACGTGAATCGGCGCTGGCGGTTTCAGAACGTTCGCTAGAACGatagccacgcatctgcagaagaaagaaacccctgACGGAAGACGCTGATGCCGACATAttctgcattgtgccccatccacttcacagataccaggaggatggcatagttcatGGGTTGTCGAAAATCACCTCTGAGCTATAATAGAGTCCTCACCGAGTTCGAAGAAGTACGCGGACGTAGGAGCTCACCATTCtcacgcggagaggcatgctggaagccatcgcagaAGGAActtcacctaatggttccagatgactgaaaaccaccttcgcatgctcctgGAGCCCCGGGCGCAGCTTGTGGTCTCGGAAAGTGAGAGTTCCGCCAGTACGCTTCAGCAGAGCAAGCCACCTTCTGGcgggcgcctacaccgccgccaGCTTTACCACgggtttcgatgcttttgccaatcccaacgcatcagattgtcctgctcGAGGCCACCTCTTACGGTCAGCCTCTCTGAGGCGccttctataaggcatttatcgaaaagtccccaatgccgccagccaacccagaagtttctccctccatcctgcaaaaaccccaagagctctATGCTGGAATTTGTAAACAGGTTCCAGGGaaggccaagaggcaggtagatagccagGAGGCCCAAACGAAGCCTCATGCCGCCAAgaaaggagaacgcttccatggagtgcttCACGGCACCGGTTTagcaaaaatcctgaactagccgacatgcttaaggcttgccaggacattgggtccctCCTACCACCAAGCTAGCCCTCCTCGGC
Protein-coding regions in this window:
- the PI4K2A gene encoding phosphatidylinositol 4-kinase type 2-alpha isoform X1; the protein is MDETSPLVSPERGPAPGYGLPGGAVRSPSSSAAPSIPSGPCPCPSPPSSPAGGRDRERQPLLDRGVGAERGARGPSGAGGVAHAQAPAGSGSGTAVARGEREPRNEFPDDPEFAEVVRLAELASERGIYPERISQGSSGSYFVKDPQGKIIGVFKPKNEEPYGQLNPKWTKWLQKLCCPCCFGRDCLVLNQGYLSEAGASLVDQKLELNIVPRTRVVYLASETFNYSAIDRVKSRGKRLALEKVPKVGQRFHRIGLPPKVGSFQLFVEGYKDADYWLRRFEAEPLPENTNRQLLLQFERLVVLDYIIRNTDRGNDNWLIKYDCPLDSTSMRQDSEWVVVKEPIIKLAAIDNGLAFPLKHPDSWRAYPFYWAWLPQAKMAFSQEIKDLILPKISDPNFVKDLEEDLYELFKKDPGFDRGQFHKQIAVMRGQILNLTQALKDGKSPLHLVQMPPVIVETARSHQRSASESYTQSFQSRKPFFSWW
- the PI4K2A gene encoding phosphatidylinositol 4-kinase type 2-alpha isoform X2, which encodes MDETSPLVSPERGPAPGYGLPGGAVRSPSSSAAPSIPSGPCPCPSPPSSPAGGRDRERQPLLDRGVGAERGARGPSGAGGVAHAQAPAGSGSGTAVARGEREPRNEFPDDPEFAEVVRLAELASERGIYPERISQGSSGSYFVKDPQGKIIGVFKPKNEEPYGQLNPKWTKWLQKLCCPCCFGRDCLVLNQGYLSEAGASLVDQKLELNIVPRTRVVYLASETFNYSAIDRVKSRGKRLALEKVPKVGQRFHRIGLPPKVGSFQLFVEGYKDADYWLRRFEAEPLPENTNRQLLLQFERLVVLDYIIRNTDRGNDNWLIKYDCPLDSTSMRDSEWVVVKEPIIKLAAIDNGLAFPLKHPDSWRAYPFYWAWLPQAKMAFSQEIKDLILPKISDPNFVKDLEEDLYELFKKDPGFDRGQFHKQIAVMRGQILNLTQALKDGKSPLHLVQMPPVIVETARSHQRSASESYTQSFQSRKPFFSWW